DNA sequence from the Paenibacillus azoreducens genome:
GGCAGTTCTTCCTGTTCCTTCAAATATGTAAAAAGCTCATAAACTCCAACGTCTAAGGCACTAGCAACCTTCTCCAGATTCTTCATGGAAATGTTGCGCTCTGCTCGTTCAATAAATCCGATGTAGCTTATATTGAAGCCAGCCTTCTCTGCCAGTGCTTCTTGAGACAATCCCCTTAATTTACGAAGATCCTTTATCCGTGCTCCGACTAATTTTAGAATATCTGACATCGTTACACCTCTCTTTAATAGAAGTGTAGGGAAAGTTTCAAATACAAATAATATATAGATAATAAGTTATTTGAATTAATTACTACTATATAGTAATATTATGTATGTATTTTATCCTAAATTAGGATATTTATTCATGAATGATGATTATTGTTTTCCAGATGTGTGTGATTAATTGATACGTATACTTCTAGTGCATCGCAAATTTGGCAAGGTCAATAAAGCGAAACAATCGCAGCTGAGGAATCGCCAATAATCGCAATAGGAGCTGAAGCATGTGAATGATTCAATCTCCATCGATAAAGCCAGAGATAGTAGGAATAAGC
Encoded proteins:
- a CDS encoding helix-turn-helix domain-containing protein, with translation MSDILKLVGARIKDLRKLRGLSQEALAEKAGFNISYIGFIERAERNISMKNLEKVASALDVGVYELFTYLKEQEELPEESTLKEVISLLRERDPKDIEMARNVLNEIFRRMDGKG